From the Candidatus Hydrogenedentota bacterium genome, the window AGTGGCGAGATGGCCGGATGTATGCGCTGGACCCAAACAGGGAGCAGCGCGGGAACATTACCACAGCCGCTTCGAACTACGGGGTACAAGCAGCATTGGCACTGGCGCTACCCGAGATACCGCTCACGGCGTCATCCAAAGAGAACAATATCTACCTCGGTTTAATGCTCATTGAGTACGGCAAGAAGAACGTGGAAGTTCGGGTTGGATCAGCGCGTCTGCGCGCGGCGGACGACGTTTTTGGAAACGTACTCTCGGCCTATGCGCTTCATGGCGATTGGCGCAGCCCGGAATGGCACGAATGGAATCCCGGAGCGCTTGATGCCGGTGTGGCGCTCACCGCCGACGCGAAGCCGTTTTGGCAGGTTTCCAGCGAAGCTTTGAAAGAAATGCTCTACGACGGCAAACTTCTGATTCCGATATCGAAGGAGCAATTCGCCAGTTCGGAACAACCAGTCACCGGGGTGTTGCTCCGCTGGGAGGAATCGTCTGACAATTTTGTATGGGATGCGAGGGTAGACCTGGATGGCGTCGAGACCCAGTATCGCCCTTGCCTGCTCGTTGCGGCACCCATCGCCACCGCAACCGAGCAACCCGACGGCAAAGCCCTGACTGATATCGACGGCGGCCGCTTCCACTACGACAAGGAAGTATTCACCGAACCTCTCACACCGCAGGAGCCCAATCTGCAACCCGCGCCCTGAATTCATAGGTTGGCGGAACAGCGCTTCCGCGCCGCAGTCTTGACCGATTGGGCATGAAAGCGGATAATAGAAAGCAGCAAACTGGACAAAGCGAGTGCTTGCCTTTCAACCGTGAAGGTAAATTGCAATGGAAGAGACGAATACGGTACACATGTCGGAATCGGGACAAGTGCTTATACCTGCCGATGTCCGGGAAACCTTGCACTGGCAGGGGGCCATGGACTTGAGCATACGGCTATCGGGATCGGGCCTCCTTATCCAACCGCGGCATAACCAGGCGGGCGGACGCAGGCTTGAAGAGCTTCGCGGCTTGCTCAAGCACCATGGCGAAGCGTTGTCCGATGAGCAGTTGTGCGCGCCTGTGGACTGCGTGGAAGATGCATGATTGCTTTTGACACGTGTGTGCTGGTGCGCTTTCTTGCCGACGATGACCCGGCGCAGGCCGATATGGCGGAAGCATTGATGCGAGAGAATGTCGTCTTTCTTCCACGCACGGTTCTACTTGAGACTGAATGGGTCTTGCGTTCGCGCTACGGCAAGCGTCGGGATGAGCTACTGCCCTTCTTCCGATTGTTGTCCAAGCTCGACAATGTTGTGCTGGAGGATTCTGAGGGTTTCGAGCGGGCTATCGCATGGTACGAGATGGGCGCGGATTTCGCAGACGCCATGCACCTGGCCTCAAGCGGAGATGCCGTGATGCACACCTTCGATCAGAACTTTTGCAGAGCGGCCTCGCAATCCGTGGAAACGCCACGGGTGGCGTATTTGCGTTCGCAGTCGCAGGCGGATTGAGATTGGATTTGGGCGAACCATTGGTGGTCAAAGATTGTCCGGTACTTCAACATTCTGACTGTAACGTAGACGAGATTGTCCATGCCCATCCGCGAAGCCATCCCTGAAGATTTTGATCGCATCTGGCCCTTTTTCCAAGCAATCGCGGCGGCGGGGGAGACTTTTGCCTATGCGCCAGACACCACCCGTGAAGAGGGTTTCAAGCTGTGGTTTGGCCCGCAGCATCGGGTCTTCGTGCTCGAAGAAGACGGCGCAATTCTGGGCACCTACTACCTCCGCCCCAACCAGCCGGGCCTCGGTGCGCACGTGTGTAATTGTGGCTACATGGTTTCTCCGGCCGCGCGCGGTCGGGGCGTGGCCACCGCCCTCGGGGAGCATTCACAGGCCACCGCCCTCGCGCTGGGTTACAAGGCCATGCAGTACAACTTCGTGGTGTCCACCAACGAGCAAGCCATCCGGATCTGGCGGAAACTGGGGATGAAGATCGTGGCGCGATTGCCGAAGGCCTACCGGCACGCACGACTGGGTTATGTGGACGCCCTGGTAATGTACAAGTGGCTCGCCGACTAAGCTGCGGCGTCGCGGAAGGTCGGCTTCATTCGACCACGGGTTCCGCTGTTTCCGCGGCGGGATCGTGATGATGCCGCGATGCCGGCTCGATGTGGACCAGCACATCATGCACCGCCGGCAGCGCCGCGCGAATGGCGTCCTTCACGTGGTGGCCGATGAGATGGGCCTCCTGCACGGTCAGCGTATCCTCCACGCCCACATGGATATCCACAAAGAAGCACAGGCCCATCTTCCGCACGAGGCAGGTATCCAGCGAGATCACATCCGCCTGTAACAGCGCAATTTCGCGAACCCGCGCTTCGACCTTGGGATCCGGCGCCGCATCCATGATTTCGTTGATGGCCGGGCGCAGCAGCGTGATGCCGTTCCACGCGATGATGACGCACGCCAGAAGCGCCGCCCACTCGTCCGCCGTGTTCCACGCGGGCCCGCCGATCAGGGCAACGCTGATTCCGCCGAAGGCAGCCACGGACGTGATGGCGTCGCTCCGGTGGTGCCACGCGTCCACCTTCAGGGCCGTGCTGTGGAGATCGCCGCTCACGCGCGAAAGGTAGCGGAAGACCACCTCCTTCAGTGCAATCACGCCAACAAGCACCACCAGCGTATAGGCCGCCGGCTTGTCATGGGGGG encodes:
- a CDS encoding AbrB/MazE/SpoVT family DNA-binding domain-containing protein, which gives rise to MEETNTVHMSESGQVLIPADVRETLHWQGAMDLSIRLSGSGLLIQPRHNQAGGRRLEELRGLLKHHGEALSDEQLCAPVDCVEDA
- a CDS encoding type II toxin-antitoxin system VapC family toxin, whose translation is MIAFDTCVLVRFLADDDPAQADMAEALMRENVVFLPRTVLLETEWVLRSRYGKRRDELLPFFRLLSKLDNVVLEDSEGFERAIAWYEMGADFADAMHLASSGDAVMHTFDQNFCRAASQSVETPRVAYLRSQSQAD
- a CDS encoding GNAT family N-acetyltransferase, whose product is MPIREAIPEDFDRIWPFFQAIAAAGETFAYAPDTTREEGFKLWFGPQHRVFVLEEDGAILGTYYLRPNQPGLGAHVCNCGYMVSPAARGRGVATALGEHSQATALALGYKAMQYNFVVSTNEQAIRIWRKLGMKIVARLPKAYRHARLGYVDALVMYKWLAD
- a CDS encoding cation transporter: MTDSPPDTSRRALRYASFSLVLNFALAFVKGVAGILGNSHALIADAVESLLDVFGGLVIWGGIRIATIPPDEDHPYGHGKAESLAAVVVAGGLLVAAAGIAVSSVQAMLTPHDKPAAYTLVVLVGVIALKEVVFRYLSRVSGDLHSTALKVDAWHHRSDAITSVAAFGGISVALIGGPAWNTADEWAALLACVIIAWNGITLLRPAINEIMDAAPDPKVEARVREIALLQADVISLDTCLVRKMGLCFFVDIHVGVEDTLTVQEAHLIGHHVKDAIRAALPAVHDVLVHIEPASRHHHDPAAETAEPVVE